In Ctenopharyngodon idella isolate HZGC_01 chromosome 20, HZGC01, whole genome shotgun sequence, the following proteins share a genomic window:
- the prrc2c gene encoding protein PRRC2C isoform X2, which translates to MSEKSGQSTKAKDGKTKYATLSLFNTYKGKSLETQKTAVAARHGLQSLGKVAVSRRMPPPANLPSLKAENKGNDPNVSIVPKDGSGWASRQDQPGDERQQETPPPQPKPTVPQTSDAPLGGSRSWANSKQSGQLDGAPRMSSQFHQEFPSLQAAGEVEKSGDQEDEPYGPGPSLRPQNVGSWREGGGRNLNVAPSSSETDSKPSEELGVGSGTPSPSGDSDEAGKPSAGEGREKRDARDRLPPTAPQHKLNGGQQPPGAGGMSSQFHAAQFRSMMPPYMFNAYPRGPFPPVQGGFRYPGQQEMSKGPRSGRPPQPPSQPWLQDPDRPSIVSATELKELDNLDTDADEGWAGAQMEVDYTEKLNFSDDEENHSAKEKGDSWEWMTKVDRMRSRNIDVQEGWKEGAEERSDSKSSWMESGDHRAPSPGNIVHYSKTDQQGQTVGRSVGSGGPRVTKLPTTAPPAGEEETEAWRQKRKKQSELSEAVERARRRREEEERRMEEQRLAACKEKLKQLEEKRRPSTTETTKPTTQAHGDHQDVTETVPKLPAETPPPQPQPPPPPAQQPCLPMPNHERTEPTVEEVPQFVTRQPSPPVHRTAPEPQSKVDTAVTEEVHRQLERQPMRDYFSAEEPRVEEPQLSLSRLDHSVNEDAPLPSQLENEGDTGTAVRPSVTSGYSKQFQKSLPPRFLRQQEQLKQQQWQQQQQQQQQGGGGPVSPSGGSVPPQHRSLYQPLGPHHQHLASMGFDPRWLMMQSYMDPRMISGRPPIDMPPMHPGRMPPKQLVRREPADNSSSGSDTFDHLTRPIREHGVPSEPRMVWGSDPYPPTEPLPSSATAKGREDGKEPRLDAGLELDRGLSGVYPQDHSPLEPRGKSDFFRDSSETLSAFSRITEEVPSLLQTDRAPVIPSFEPEEVNLSGADEVEAIGQAVLKRSISQGSSHSLKLEEPRFEGLTIAQKTLDFPDTVERPEDKSRKEPFVQGSVINSRSTPPVANDGMHKTEKLILPAPSKQKSEMRWGPRGSGSGRREGPGGERPVRRSGPIKKPVLRDMKEEREQRREKEEQRGERSKKEGPTSKGVPSAAVETSDGLKPSGDGKKVVVEPEVGVVTGGAKSRDLQTTVGSTVSTAAEEKPDMPSNNDKRPEPKLPSRKESNLPPRAYRRDERERERERDRERDRERDRDVEREKDWPSDYKGRGRGEYYSRGRSYRGSYGGRGRGSRGRSRGDYPYREPRSRADFPLSATGTAGFRCREESETRSESSDFEVLPKRRRRRGSDTDSESEGRESASDTGASDREPSTKPSRPLRRELPESQSSKSASGFAAGHISEKPGTRNEDGRPKPGFLLKGEAARRGKGGLHSRRGGGRERGGHRSAPFRRAAVKEGSQWPSKPMETFRPEEAETSRTDSTPSERRHTKYDNKKIGEGGQSMRERPRRPRAARPPRQDKPPRFRRLKEREAAVFAGEATPGMPAPTSVSPTLSKAPGTLVTLPEGVVDATTAPSLTPDVTSTELSVTETVVPEMGATTVVAAGSKSPDLSNQNSSDQANEEWETASESSDFNERREREDKKQLEAAMTATTSSSSAVPTQISGGQNKSPTDSVAIPKRELASASKRSFSSQRPVDRQNRRGNSGPKSGRGYPGGKSERRGGSGAKSGRRGAAAQNAEAGQAGTGQKSGKEPAPGRRKEEAKQAVKKPKEKENALSQFDLNNYASVVIIDDHPEVTTLEDPQSNTNDDGFTEVVSRKQQKRLQDEERRKKEEQTAQNWSKKGSGEKGRGGGGSKLPPRFAKKQQQQQGMAAGQQQQQPSAPAPQTQSVLQQQQPQPQQAISVSQHNLPASNQSTSSPQPLEGAVAPLAPPPVDFSAKSQTHSTLGTELWENKVAGSTVLSDVKKLGPISPPQPPSVSAWNKPLTSFTGTVTPEGVKAGADTGVELGMDSIQFGAPSSAGSTDSDGVPTLLEKTSDNKLPEPKEQRQKQPRAGPVKPQKLPDIPPPEHKEYKPGPIGKERSLKNRKAAKDVRQSDGEGLDKSGTGGNRDRDSSSPTKDKVPELGGDIEGMITAPSAEYSSSSKESVTDYTIPSSSLADNVPTAGTKMEESLVTPVALPHPLPIQRREALQQSSSLATVSPATVDLTLKMESARKAWENSPSLGEKSSPVTSSASPITSGGGAGSASFNSFSSASVPQIPVASVTPSTSLSGSATYTTSSLSTKSTSASDPPNICKVKPQQLQSSGMSSTNFSQLGCAPSLLPQQQTPQVFVSQSAAGSAAQIPAFYMDTSHLFSTPHPRLAPPTMAQQQGFQPGLSQPTAVQQIPIPIYAPLQGQHQHQAQLSLNTGPPVSQPQDLFSSSLQPYRSQQAFMQNSISQTSPMMLSGTPLHSYPGVQPPDLGKPQSNLAFQQTSNTQHIPILFEPQMNQPSGMGGSQLIDTHLLQRQGMSQHSNLYSGQVQQQSSYYSSTQSPSSALQQVTVPVPGSQLSLPNFGSGGGQPLLALPQSLPPTPPQGPPPSLNRQPPSNPPYRGLIGQNTHSMMQPSNKMCEMDLKLFSGGMDMKPGTPPVSARSTTPTSSPYRASSTSPSSQSSKMNSMLYPKQFQSGSAGMRIAQHFPGQFNPQMLSQANMVSPLVRPPHANSFPGGVQRSPMGPPMSPNLSGGLMPHPRPQHPPRGPSGPPLAPRGTHAALKAEQDLKAKQRAEVLQSTHKFFSEQQQLKAPVSKPTRMEGAGKPTDSITSNHQGAPSDRTESDKPAPLATTKPIRTGPIKPQAIKPEEGK; encoded by the exons ATGTCCGAGAAGTCAGGGCAGAGCACCAAGGCAAAGGATGGCAAAACAAAGTATGCAACCCTTAGCCTCTTCAACACATACAAGGGCAAGTCTCTGGAGACCCAGAAAACTGCAG TTGCCGCCAGACATGGGCTCCAAAGTTTGGGCAAAGTTGCCGTTAGTCGACGCATGCCCCCTCCGGCTAACCTGCCCAGCCTGAAAGCTGAGAACAAAGGCAACGATCCCAACGTTAGCATCGTACCCAAGGACGGCAGCGGATGGGCCTCCAGACAGGATCAACCAGGAGACGAACG GCAGCAAGAGACCCCTCCACCACAGCCCAAGCCAACTGTGCCCCAGACCTCTGATGCCCCTTTGGGAGGCAGCCGCTCCTGGGCCAACAGCAAACAGTCTGGGCAGCTGGACG GAGCTCCTCGGATGAGCAGTCAGTTCCATCAGGAGTTTCCGAGTCTGCAGGCGGCGGGTGAGGTGGAGAAATCAGGTGATCAGGAAGATGAACCCTATGGACCGGGCCCCAGCCTCAGGCCTCAGA ATGTGGGTAGCTGGCGAGAAGGTGGAGGCAGGAACTTGAACGTTGCTCCCAGCTCCTCAGAGACTGACAGTAAGCCCTCTGAGGAGTTGGGTGTGGGTAGCGGCACACCATCTCCCTCTGGGGACTCTGATGAGGCAGGAAAACCCTCTGCTGGTGAGGGCAGAGAAAAAAGGGATGCCAGGGACAGGCTCCCACCTACTGCCCCTCAGCATAAACTCAATGGTGGCCAGCAACCACCGGGAGCGGGAGGGATGTCATCTCAGTTCCATGCTGCCCAGTTCAGGAGCATGATGCCGCCATAT ATGTTCAATGCTTACCCCCGAGGGCCCTTTCCTCCTGTACAAGGCGGCTTTAGATACCCTGGACAACAGGAGATGTCTAA GGGTCCAAGGTCTGGAAGACCCCCACAGCCTCCCTCTCAGCCATGGCTGCAGGATCCAGACAGGCCATCAATTGTTAGTGCCACTGAATTAAAGGAGCTAGACAATCTGGACACTGATGCTGATGAGGGTTGGGCAG GTGCCCAGATGGAAGTTGACTATACTGAGAAACTGAACTTCAGTGATGATGAGGAGAACCATTCAGCTAAGGAGAAAGGCGATAGCTG GGAGTGGATGACTAAAGTTGATCGTATGCGGTCAAGAAACATTGATGTACAGGAGGGATGGAAAGAAGGAGCAGAGGAGAGGAGTGACAGCAAGAGCTCATGGATGGAAAGTGGAGATCACAGGGCTCCCTCCCCTGGCAATATTGTCCATTATAGCAAGACGGACCAACAG GGACAAACTGTTGGACGTTCTGTGGGAAGTGGTGGCCCACGTGTTACAAAGCTGCCCACTACAGCACCCCCTGCTGGTGAGGAGGAAACGGAAGCATGGCGACAGAAACGGAAGAAGCAGTCAGAGCTCTCGGAAGCAGTGGAGCGTGCTCGCAGACGGCGTGAGGAGGAGGAACGGCGCATGGAAGAACAGAGACTTGCTGCCTGCAAAGAGAAACTCAAACAACTGGAGGAGAAACGTCGACCTTCAACTACAGAAACTACTAAACCAACTACGCAAGCTCACGGTGATCACCAGGACGTGACTGAAACTGTGCCTAAACTACCTGCTGAAACTCCACCCCCTCAGCCTCAACCACCACCTCCCCCTGCACAGCAACCCTGCCTTCCCATGCCAAACCATGAAAGGACAGAGCCAACTGTGGAGGAGGTGCCACAATTTGTTACTCGGCAACCTAGCCCTCCTGTTCATAGGACTGCCCCAGAACCCCAAAGCAAGGTTGATACTGCTGTAACTGAGGAGGTGCATAGACAGTTGGAGAGACAACCAATGAGAGACTACTTCAGTGCTGAAGAGCCCAGAG ttGAGGAGCCTCAGTTGTCTTTGTCTAGACTGGATCATTCTGTTAATGAAGATGCACCTCTTCCGTCTCAACTGGAAAATGAGGGAGACACGGGGACTGCTGTTCGCCCTTCTGTCACCTCTGGATACTCAAAACAGTTCCAGAAGTCTTTGCCACCCAGGTTCCTTAGACAACAG GAACAGCTTAAACAACAACAGTggcagcaacaacagcagcagcaacagcaaggTGGAGGGGGTCCGGTCTCTCCCTCAGGGGGTTCTGTACCACCTCAGCACAGATCCCTATACCAACCTCTTGGCCCCCACCACCAACACCTAGCCTCGATGGGCTTTGACCCACGCTGGCTAATGATGCAATCTTATATGGATCCTCGTATGATTTCTGGACGGCCACCAATAGACATGCCTCCTATGCACCCCG GGAGAATGCCACCTAAGCAGCTGGTACGACGAGAGCCTGCAGACAACAGCAGCTCTGGATCAGACACTTTTGATCATCTGACCCGACCAATCAGAGAACATGGAGTTCCCAGTGAGCCTCGAATGGTCTGGGGTTCTGACCCATATCCCCCAACAGAGCCCCTGCCTTCCTCTGCCACCGCTAAAGGTCGAGAAGATGGCAAGGAGCCAAG ATTGGATGCTGGTCTGGAGCTGGATAGAGGTCTATCAGGTGTCTACCCTCAGGACCATAGCCCACTGGAGCCCCGGGGCAAAAGCGACTTCTTCAGGGATTCATCTGAAACCTTATCTGCTTTTAGTCGTATTACCGAAGAGGTTCCAAGTCTCCTACAGACTGACAGAGCACCAGTCATCCCTTCCTTTGAACCTGAGGAGGTTAACCTCTCCGGTGCAGATGAGGTTGAAGCCATTGGACAGGCTGTATTGAAACGGAGTATCTCTCAAGGCTCCAGTCACTCTTTGAAACTGGAAGAGCCCAGATTTGAAGGACTTACCATAGCACAGAAAACCCTAGACTTCCCTGATACTGTGGAAAGACCTGAGGACAAGTCCAGAAAGGAGCCTTTTGTTCAAGGGTCTGTGATCAACAGCCGTTCCACTCCTCCTGTGGCTAATGATGGAATGcacaaaactgaaaagcttATCTTACCTGCGCCCAGCAAGCAGAAATCAGAAATGCGCTGGGGACCCCGTGGATCTGGATCCGGTAGGAGAGAGGGTCCTGGAGGGGAGCGGCCAGTCAGGAGATCTGGACCTATTAAGAAACCTGTACTGCGAGACATGAAGGAAGAGAGGGAacagagaagagagaaagaagagCAGCGAGGTGAGCGATCCAAAAAAGAGGGCCCTACTTCCAAAGGTGTTCCTTCAGCTGCTGTAGAAACGTCCGATGGACTAAAGCCCTCTGGTGATGGGAAGAAAGTAGTGGTAGAACCTGAAGTAGGAGTAGTGACTGGTGGAGCAAAATCCAGAGATCTTCAGACAACGGTAGGTTCTACTGTCTCAACTGCTGCTGAAGAAAAGCCAGACATGCCTTCAAATAATGACAAACGTCCTGAACCCAAACTACCCTCTCGCAAAGAGTCTAACCTCCCTCCCAGAGCTTATCGCAGAGATGAGagggagcgagagagagaacGGGACAGAGAGAGGGACAGAGAGAGGGATAGAGatgtagaaagagagaaagactgGCCATCTGATTATAAAGGCCGTGGTCGGGGAGAGTACTATTCCCGTGGCCGGAGTTACAGAGGCAGCTATGGTGGGAGGGGCCGAGGTAGCCGTGGCCGAAGTCGAGGGGACTACCCATACAGAGAGCCACGGTCACGTGCAGACTTTCCATTAAGTGCCACAGGTACGGCTGGGTTCCGCTGCCGGGAAGAGAGTGAAACCCGTAGTGAGAGCTCAGACTTTGAAGTCTTGCCCAAGCGCAGACGCAGACGAGGCTCGGACACAGATTCTGAAAGTGAAGGCAGAGAATCTGCCAGTGACACTGGAGCATCAGATCGCGAGCCCAGCACCAAACCAAGCAGACCGCTTCGCCGTGAGCTGCCAGAGTCACAATCCTCTAAATCTGCCTCTGGATTTGCAGCTGGACATATTTCAGAAAAACCTGGGACTCGGAATGAGGATGGGCGACCTAAACCAGGTTTTCTGTTAAAGGGTGAGGCTGCACGCCGGGGAAAGGGAGGTTTGCATAGCAGGCGAGGTGGTGGCAGGGAACGAGGTGGCCACAGATCAGCTCCTTTCCGTCGGGCTGCTGTCAAAGAGGGCTCGCAGTGGCCCTCGAAGCCCATGGAGACCTTTCGGCCAGAGGAAGCTGAGACCTCGCGCACTGATAGCACACCATCCGAACGACGGCACACCAAGTATGACAACAAGAAGATTGGAGAAGGTGGACAAAGCATGAGGGAGAGGCCCCGGAGACCAAGGGCTGCCCGTCCTCCCAGACAGGACAAGCCCCCACGATTTCGGAGGCTTAAAGAACGTGAAGCAGCTGTTTTTGCTGGTGAAGCTACTCCTGGTATGCCAGCACCTACATCTGTCTCCCCGACACTGTCTAAAGCTCCTGGAACTCTGGTCACTCTGCCCGAGGGAGTAGTTGATGCCACTACAGCACCTTCTCTCACTCCTGATGTGACTTCAACTGAACTTTCTGTCACAGAGACAGTTGTTCCTGAAATGGGAGCTACTACTGTTGTTGCTGCCGGCAGCAAATCACCAGACTTGTCCAATCAGAACTCTTCTGACCAGGCCAACGAGGAGTGGGAGACGGCCTCCGAGAGTAGTGACTTCAATGAACGGAGAGAGCGAGAGGACAAGAAGCAACTTGAAGCAGCCATGACTGCCACCACTTCCTCCTCCTCCGCTGTGCCCACACAGATCTCTGGGGGACAGAACAAATCACCCACAGATAGTGTGGCAATCCCAAAACGGGAGTTAGCCTCGGCATCAAAGAGGAGCTTCTCCAGCCAGCGACCTGTGGATCGACAGAACCGCCGGGGAAATAGTGGGCCTAAATCTGGTCGAGGCTACCCTGGAGGCAAGAGCGAGAGAAGGGGAGGATCTGGAGCCAAATCAGGACGCAGGGG TGCTGCTGCTCAGAATGCAGAGGCTGGTCAGGCTGGTACAGGTCAAAAGTCTGGGAAAGAACCAGCACCCGGCCGCCGGAAAGAGGAAGCAAAACAAGCTGTCAAAAAAcccaaagagaaagaaaatgctttGTCTCAGTTCGATCTCAACAATTATGCCA GTGTAGTGATCATTGATGACCACCCAGAAGTGACGACGCTGGAGGACCCTCAGTCAAACACAAACGATGACGGCTTCACAGAAGTTGTTTCACGGAAACAGCAGAAACGTTTGCAGGATGAGGAACGGAGGAAGAAAGAAGAGCAGACTGCACAG AACTGGAGTAAAAAGGGCTCTGGAGAGAAGGGCAGGGGAGGTGGCGGTTCTAAACTTCCTCCGCGTTTTGCCAAaaagcagcaacagcagcaaggAATGGCAGCagggcagcagcagcagcaaccaTCAGCCCCAGCTCCACAGACCCAGTCTGtcctgcagcagcagcagcctcAACCACAGCAAGCTATCTCTGTGTCACAGCACAACTTGCCTGCCTCTAACCAGAGCACTAGCTCGCCCCAGCCTCTTGAGGGTGCTGTAGCACCTCTGGCTCCTCCACCTGTAGACTTCTCTGCCAAGAGTCAGACACACAGCACCCTGGGTACTGAACTCTGGGAGAACAAGGTGGCTGGCTCCACCGTTCTCTCTGATGTCAAAAAAC TTGGACCTATCAGCCCTCCCCAGCCTCCCTCTGTCAGTGCCTGGAACAAACCCCTCACTTCATTTACTGGGACCGTTACACCTGAG GGTGTGAAAGCGGGCGCAGACACTGGGGTTGAGTTGGGCATGGACAGCATCCAGTTTGGTGCCCCCTCTTCAGCAGGCAGCACTGACAGTGATGGAGTGCCCACCCTGCTAGAGAAAACCTCTGATAATAAACTACCTGAACCCAAAGAGCAGAGACAAAAACAGCCCCGCGCTGGACCTGTCAAACCTCAGAAG TTACCTGACATCCCTCCTCCGGAGCACAAGGAATATAAACCTGGACCCATCGGTAAAGAGCGTTCGCTCAAGAACCGTAAGGCTGCCAAAGATGTGCGTCAGTCTGATGGAGAGGGCCTGGATAAAAGTGGAACTGGAGGCAATCGAGACAGAGACTCCAGCTCACCTACTAAAGACAAAGTTCCTGAGCTGGGTGGAGACATTGAGGGCATGATCACTGCTCCATCAGCAGAATACTCCAGCAGCTCTAAG GAATCGGTGACTGACTACACAATCCCGTCGTCCTCTTTAGCTGACAACGTCCCCACTGCAGGGACCAAGATGGAGGAGAGCCTTGTGACCCCT GTGGCTCTCCCGCACCCGTTACCTATTCAGCGAAGAGAAGCCCTGCAGCAGAGCTCCAGCCTCGCCACAGTTTCTCCTGCTACTGTAGACCTCACACTCAAA ATGGAATCAGCACGTAAGGCTTGGGAAAACTCGCCTAGTCTGGGGGAAAAGAGCTCTCCTGTCACCTCCTCTGCTTCCCCCATCACCAGTGGAGGAGGAGCAGGCAGTGCCTCCTTCAACTCCTTCTCCAGTGCTTCAGTGCCTCAGATACCTGTGGCCTCTGTCACCCCCAGCACCTCGCTGTCCG GATCCGCGACCTACACAACGTCCTCTCTAAGCACGAAGAGCACATCAGCCTCTGACCCTCCCAACATCTGTAAGGTGAAGCCCCAGCAGCTGCAGAGTTCAGGAATGTCCAGCACTAACTTTTCCCAGCTGGGCTGTGCACCTTCTCTGTTACCGCAGCAGCAGACCCCACAGGTGTTCGTATCCCAGTCTGCAGCAG GTTCTGCAGCCCAAATCCCGGCTTTCTACATGGACACCAGTCACTTGTTCAGTACACCCCACCCTCGATTGGCTCCGCCCACTATGGCCCAGCAGCAAGGCTTTCAGCCTGGACTCTCACAG CCCACAGCGGTGCAGCAGATCCCCATCCCTATCTACGCTCCTCTGCAGGGGCAGCACCAGCACCAGGCCCAGCTGAGCCTCAACACTGGACCTCCGGTGTCTCAGCCTCAAGACCTCTTCAGCTCCTCCTTACAGCCCTACAG GTCTCAACAGGCATTCATGCAGAACAGCATCTCCCAGACGTCTCCCATGATGCTATCTGGGACGCCACTGCACAGTTACCCTGGAGTGCAGCCCCCAGATTTGGGCAAGCCTCAGTCCAACCTAGCCTTCCAGCAGACCTCAAACACCCAACACATCCCCATCCTGTTTGAGCCCCAGATGAATCAGCCCTCTGGTATGGGAGGATCACAGCTGATAGACACGCACCTACTGCAG CGTCAGGGAATGAGTCAGCACTCAAACCTGTACTCTGGACAAGTCCAGCAGCAGAGCAGCTACTACAGCTCAACACAAAGTCCCAGCTCTGCCCTACAGCAGGTGACCGTTCCTGTGCCAGGTTCACAGTTGTCTCTGCCCAACTTTGGCTCTGGTGGTGGTCAGCCGCTCTTGGCTTTGCCTCAGTCCCTTCCTCCGACCCCTCCCCAAGGCCCGCCTCCCAGCCTCAACCGCCAGCCCCCCAGCAATCCGCCCTACCGTGGCCTTATTGGCCAGAATACACACAGTATGATGCAGCCTTCCAATAAG ATGTGTGAGATGGATCTGAAGCTCTTCAGCGGTGGAATGGATATGAAGCCTGGAACTCCACCTGTCAGCGCCAGAAGCACTACCCCCACCTCTAGCCCTTATAG GGCGAGCTCCACAAGCCCCAGTAGTCAATCTAGCAAGATGAACAGCATGCTGTATCCCAAACAGTTCCAATCGGGATCTGCAGGAATGCGCATTGCTCAGCACTTCCCAGGACAGTTTAACCCACAG ATGTTGTCTCAGGCCAACATGGTGTCTCCGTTGGTGCGTCCACCCCATGCAAACTCCTTTCCTGGAGGGGTGCAGCGTTCACCCATGGGTCCACCCATGTCCCCTAATCTGAGCGGGGGTCTGATGCCCCATCCCAGACCTCAGCACCCTCCACGTGGACCTTCTGGTCCCCCATTAGCACCCCGTGGAACACATGCTGCCCTAAAAGCAGAACAGGACCTTAAG GCTAAACAGAGAGCTGAGGTATTACAGTCTACACACAAGTTCTTCTCTGAGCAACAACAGCTCAAAGCTCCAGTAAGCAAGCCCACCCGCATGGAAGGAGCAGGCAAACCCACCGACAGCATCACTTCAAATCACCAGGGGGCGCCATCTGACCGCACAGAGTCTGACAAACCTGCACCTCTAGCAACAACCAAACCCATCCGGACGGGTCCGATCAAACCGCAGGCCATCAAACCAGAGGAGGGCAAATAG